One segment of Scleropages formosus chromosome 23, fSclFor1.1, whole genome shotgun sequence DNA contains the following:
- the LOC108930379 gene encoding H-2 class I histocompatibility antigen, Q9 alpha chain-like, producing the protein MNRKCRLRFSFVLLSSNEKKNFTINMRKIILFTVILYGFHSALAATHSLRYVYSGTSGIPDFPEFVAVGLVDEEQFVYYDSRNHRMVPRVEWMEKSEGKDYWDRETRKHIGWEQVFKNNIEVAKKRFNQTGGGIHTVQQMYGCEWDDDTGTTGAHCQFSYDGEDFITMDFKTMSWVAPVRQALTTTLKWNSDKAYIESARNYFSQECIQWLKKYLDYGKETLQRKARPEVSLLQKDSSSSAVSCYATGFFPKSIVINWQKDGKEIHDDVETTELLPSGDGTFQIRSILRVSPEDLKNHQFSCVVEHVSLDEKIDKPWSE; encoded by the exons ATGAACAGGAAATGTAGGCTTCGCTTCAGCTTCGTTCTTCTTTCTTCCAACGAAAAGAAGAACTTCACGATCAACATGaggaaaattattctttttacaGTCATTCTGTACGGATTTCACTCTGCTTTAGCAG CGACACACTCCCTGCGATATGTCTACTCTGGAACTTCGGGAATCCCGGACTTCCCCGAGTTCGTGGCTGTGGGTCTGGTGGACGAAGAGCAGTTTGTTTACTATGACAGCAGGAACCACAGGATGGTCCCCCGAGTGGAGTGGATGGAGAAGTCTGAGGGGAAAGATTACTGGGACAGAGAGACTCGGAAGCACATCGGTTGGGAGCAGGTCTTCAAAAACAACATCGAAGTGGCGAAGAAGCGCTTCAACCAGACAGGAGGCG GAATCCACACAGTCCAGCAGATGTACGGCTGTGAGTGGGACGATGACACTGGGACCACTGGGGCTCATTGTCAGTTCAGCTATGATGGGGAGGACTTCATTACAATGGATTTCAAGACCATGAGCTGGGTTGCTCCAGTGCGTCAGGCACTCACGACTACATTGAAGTGGAACAGTGATAAAGCTTACATTGAGAGTGCCAGGAACTACTTCAGTCAGGAGTGCATTCAGTGGCTGAAGAAGtatttggactatgggaaggaAACACTGCAGAGGAAAG CCCGTCCTGAGGTGTCCCTGCTTCAGAaggactcctcctcctccgctgtGAGCTGCTACGCCACTGGTTTCTTTCCCAAAAGCATCGTGATCAACTGGCAGAAAGATGGAAAGGAAATCCATGACGATGTGGAAACGACAGAGTTGCTGCCCAGTGGGGACGGAACTTTCCAGATCAGGAGCATCCTGAGAGTCTCTCCTGAGGACTTGAAGAACCACCAGTTCTCCTGTGTAGTGGAGCATGTCAGCCTGGATGAGAAGATAGACAAACCATGGAGTGAGTGA
- the psmb8a gene encoding proteasome subunit beta type-8, translating into MALLDVSGFGAHSDLRLFGAAPKHFLDPQNHFTFSVKRQEFAVPVGVDPSAFLRSCSREGGVSIDLNHGTTTLAFKFRHGVIVAVDSRASSGSYIASKDVNKVIEINPYLLGTMSGCAADCQYWERLLAKECRLYKLRNKERISVSAASKLLSNMMCGYRGMGLSMGSMICGWDKKGPGLYYVDENGTRLSGRMFSTGCGNSYAYGVMDSGYREDLTVEEAYELGRRAIAHATHRDAYSGGVINMYHMQEDGWIKVCQEDVSELIHKYRKGMF; encoded by the exons ATGGCTTTACTTGACGTGAGTGGGTTCGGGGCTCATTCGGAcctgcggctgttcggagcggCGCCCAAGCACTTTTTGGACCCGCAGAATCACTTCACCTTCAGTGTCAAAAGGCAGGAGTTCGCGGTGCCCGTGGGGGTCGAT CCCTCCGCCTTTCTCAGGTCATGCAGCCGTGAAGGAGGGGTATCCATTGACCTGAACCATGGCACCACCACTCTGGCCTTCAAGTTCCGCCACGGGGTCATCGTCGCTGTGGACTCCAGAGCATCATCTGGAAGTTACATCG CTTCAAAAGATGTAAACAAGGTGATTGAGATCAACCCCTATCTGCTGGGGACGATGTCGGGATGTGCTGCTGACTGCCAGTACTGGGAAAGACTGCTGGCTAAAGAGTGCag GCTTTACAAGCTACGGAACAAGGAGCGGATCTCAGTGTCTGCTGCCTCCAAGCTGCTGTCCAACATGATGTGTGGATACCGGGGGATGGGTCTCTCCATGGGCAGCATGATCTGTGGATGGGACAAAAAG GGCCCAGGCCTGTACTACGTGGATGAGAATGGTACTCGTCTCTCGGGTAGGATGTTCTCCACGGGCTGCGGGAACAGTTATGCTTATGGTGTGATGGACAGTGGTTATAGAGAAGATCTCACAGTTGAGGAGGCTTATGAGCTGGGACGCCGGGCAATCGCCCATGCGACACACAGAGATGCCTACTCTGGAGGGGTCATCAACA TGTACCACATGCAGGAGGACGGCTGGATCAAGGTGTGTCAGGAAGACGTCTCTGAGCTGatacacaaatacagaaaaggcATGTTCTGA
- the LOC108930399 gene encoding class I histocompatibility antigen, F10 alpha chain, with the protein MDSNLTANMRKALLFALILFGLDSAFGATHSLRYVYSGTSGILDFPEFTIVGLVDEEQFVYYDSNIRRTIPRVEWVNKAADPDYWNRNTQNFIGAEQVFKNNIEVAKKRFNQTGGGIHTVQQMYGCEWDDDTGTTGAHRQFGYDGEDFITLDMKTMNWVTPVIQAFPTKEKWNNDKGLTEINKNYFNQECIEWLKKYVGYGKETLQRKVRPEVSLLQKDSPSSVSCYATGFFPKSIVINWQKDGKEIHDDVETTELLPNGDGSFQIRSILRVSPEDLKNHQFSCVVDHVSLDEKMVKKWAPGSNMLPIIIGCVVVALLAICAAAAFFVWKKKNEGYGKAGTSDTDSENSGQQAAKA; encoded by the exons ATGGACAGCAACCTCACAGCCAACATGAGGAAAGCCCTTCTTTTTGCATTAATTCTCTTTGGCCTCGACTCTGCTTTTGGAG cgaCACACTCCCTGCGATATGTCTACTCTGGAACTTCGGGAATCCTGGATTTCCCCGAGTTTACGATTGTGGGTCTGGTGGACGAAGAGCAGTTTGTTTACTACGACAGCAACATCCGCAGGACGATCCCCCGAGTGGAGTGGGTGAATAAGGCTGCGGACCCCGAttactggaacagaaacactcAGAACTTCATCGGTGCAGAGCAGGTCTTCAAAAACAACATCGAAGTGGCGAAGAAGCGCTTCAACCAGACAGGAGGCG GAATCCACACAGTCCAGCAGATGTACGGCTGTGAGTGGGACGATGACACTGGGACCACTGGGGCTCATCGTCAGTTCGGCTACGACGGGGAGGACTTCATTACACTGGATATGAAGACCATGAACTGGGTTACTCCAGTGATACAGGCATTTCCTACTAAAGAAAAGTGGAACAATGACAAAGGTTTAACTGAGATTAACAAGAACTACTTCAATCAGGAGTGCATTGAGTGGCTGAAGAAGTATGTGGGCTATGGGAAGGAAACACTGCAGAGGAAAG TCCGTCCTGAGGTGTCCCTGCTACAGAAGGACTCCCCCTCCTCTGTGAGCTGCTATGCCACTGGATTCTTCCCAAAGAGCATCGTGATCAACTGGCAGAAAGATGGAAAGGAAATACATGACGATGTGGAAACGACAGAGTTGCTGCCCAATGGGGACGGAAGTTTCCAGATCAGGAGCATCCTGAGAGTCTCTCCTGAGGACTTGAAGAACCACCAGTTCTCCTGTGTTGTGGACCATGTCAGCCTGGATGAGAAGATGGTCAAGAAATGGG CTCCCGGGAGCAACATGCTGCCCATCATCATCGGCTGTGTGGTGGTCGCTCTCCTTGCGATCTGCGCTGCAGCTGCGTTCTTTGTGTGGAAGAAAAAGAATGAAG gaTATGGGAAGGCAGGCA CTTCAGACACTGATTCCGAGAACTCTGGTCAACAAGCCGCAAAAGCATAA